The Aphanothece sacrum FPU1 sequence ATTACTTCAACATAACCTGCTTTAATTTGAGTATCTAACATAAAATTAATTAAAGCTCGTTCTAATGCTGCTCCCGCTCCCATCAAGGCAATAAAACGACTTTGGGCTATTTTTACGGCCCTTTCTACCTCTAAAATTCCTAATTTTTCGGCAATTTCCCAATGGGGAAGGACTTCTATTTTGGGTAAATATTCGTCTCCCCAACGACGAATTTCTCTGTTATCTGCTTCACTTTTACCAATAGGAGTTGATAAACTGGGAAGATTAGGTAATTGTAATAATAAAGCTTCAATTTGAGCTTTTAACTCTTTTTCTTGGGGTTCTAACTCGTTTAAGTTACTTTTAATCTGATTTCCTTCGTCTTTAAGGGCGTTTATTTCTGTTTCCTTGTCTTTGCCCCCGCTTTTCATCTTTTGGCCAATTAGCTTACCAATTTCGTTGCTACGAGCTTGTAATTGGGTACGAATGAGTTCTAATTCCCTTTGTTGACCATCCCGTTCTAAAATAGGATTAAGATCGTATTCTGGGGATATACCGCGACGATGCAGCAATTCTTGAATTTGCTCTGGATTTTCTCGTATTTGTTTTAAGTCTAACACAGCAATCGTTAACTCCTGATTTATAAAATTTATGTACTTGATGATTGTTCTCTAAACCCGCGATTGTTCCCATCTTAAAATGTCGGTTTTAAACTGTATATTGGCAGATTAGGAAACAAACCATCAAACCATCACCCCATCAGTCGAATAGGACGGGCTTTAGATGCGTAACAGCTTATTCGCGCTCCCAGAACTTTTGACTTCTGCTATAGTATCCTCAAGCGGTATATTATGTCATCATGGCAGTGAAGTTTTTTAAGAAGCGTTGACATTTTTTTATGGTTTCTTCTATTTTTCCGAAAATTTTAGCCCTAGATTTCGATGGGGTGATTTGTAATGGTTTACTGGAATATTTTCAAACTACACAACGAACTTATCAGCAAATATGGCCAGATAATTCTGAGAATTTAGATAATTTTTCTGAAGATTTTTATCAATTACGTCCAGTAATTGAAACTGGATGGGAAATGGTTATTTTATTAAGAGCATTAGTGTTAGACTATGCTCGTGATCAAATTGAAACAGATTGGGCTAATATTTGTCAACAAATTATTGAGCAAGAAACTTTGAATAAAACCTCTGTTATGGCTCAATTAGATGGAGTGAGAGATAATTGGATTAAAACTGATTTACAAGGTTGGTTAAAGTTACATCAATTTTATCCAGGGATTCTCTTAAAATTAGAAACTGTTCTTAAGAGTGCGACCTCTGTCTATATTGTTACAACAAAAGAGGGTCGTTTTGTTCAGGAATTATTACAACAACAAGGGATTAATTTATCTGAAAAAAATATTCTAGGTAAAGAAGTTAAACAACCTAAATATCAAACCCTTCGTCAATTACTACAAGAGAACTCAATTAAGGCTGAGGAATTATGGTTTGTAGAGGATTTACTAAAAACTTTACAAACCATTCAAAAACAACCTGATTTAAGTGAAATTAAGTTATTTTTAGCTGATTGGGGATATAATACAGAACAAACAAGAATTATCGGGAAAAATGACCTCAGTATCAGTCTACTTTCTCTAGAAAAATTTAGTCAAACTTTTGCAAGCTGGATTGAATCATAATCTGTTAATTTTGTCAAATAATATTTATAAGTACCGAAGCAAAATTAATTGCACAGTCAAGGCGTGGGTTTTGATATAGTCGTAATGGTTGAGTAACAACGGTAATAGGGGCGGGTTTATCTAGTTTTTTGGTAAGAATCATTGATTTATGTAAAAAACCCGCCCCTACAAATTTTGTGTAATTCATTTTGTCTACCTACTTATTTAGCAACATAATTTTATTGACAAAAAAAATAAAAATGGTTAAAATAGAAATGATTTTAAAGTAAAAATAAGAGTATAAATCATGAAATTTATCTATAATCAAAACAACATAAGCTCTGTTTTTAGGGTGATTTTCATAGCAGGAAGTATTATAACCTTAGCCCCAATTTTACCTCATGCTTTGGCTTTAGAACAATTTTCAAAAGTAATTGATAACCCAGATCAAGAACTAATTAGAAATAATGAAATTGCCCAACAAATTGATAATGCTTCCCAACTTCCTGGGCCCCCTGTAGCAACAGCGAGTAATGATCATTATGTGTTAACAATGGGGAATAATATATTAGTTATTAACCGAAATGGAGAAGTTTGGGCCCATAATGTGGGTCAACGAATTGATAATGCATCTCAAATTCGTGGGGCTGCCGTTGCCGCAGGAAATGAAGATCGCTATGTCTTAATAATGGGAGATAAAATATTAGTTGTTAACAGAAATGGAGAAGTTTGGGCCCATAATGTAGGTCAACAAATTGAGAGTGCTTATCAAATTCGCGGGGCGGCTGTGGCTACGGGAAATGAGGATCGTTATGTCTTAACTATGGGAGATAAAATATTAGTAATTAATCAAAGAGGAGAAGTTTGGGCTCATAATGTAGGGCAACAAATTGAGAGTGCTTATCAAATTCGTGGGGCTGCCGTTGCTACTGGAAATCAAGATCACTATATTTTAACAATGGGAGATAAAATATTAGTAGTTAACGGAAAAGGAGAAGTTTGGGTACATAATGTGGAGCAACAAATTGACAGTGCTTATCAAATTAGAGGAGCAGCAGTAGCAACAGGAAATGAGGATAGATTTGTTTTAAATATGGGTAATGACATTTTAGTTATTAACCGAAGAGGAGAAGTTTGGCAACATAGAATACAATAGAGTTAATTGCTATTTTAACTCAAAATAACTACTCAAATAACTTAGTTAATGATAGAACCAAAAAGACCCCATACCACTGTAGTTTTAGCCATGACAGCCGATGGAAAAATTTCCGATTTTCAGCGAAGTTTAGCTAGTTTTGGCTCTGAAGCGGATAAAAATCATTTAGAAAAGCAAATTTCTCTCGTTGATGGAATTATTTTTGGAGCAGGAACCTTAAGGGTTTATGGTACAAGTTTGCCCGTTACTAATCTTGATTTGTTAGCTAACCGAAAACAACAGAATAAACCTCCTCAACCGATCCATATTGTTGTCTCTGGTTCGGGGAAAATTGACCCTAATTTACGTTTTTTTTCTCAACCTGTTCCCCGTTGGTTACTCACGACTCATAAGGGAAAAAATAACTGGATAAATAATAATAGTTCAGGATTTGATAATATTTTATTAACTAATACAAAAAATGACTTAAAAATAGATTTTATCGATGCTTTTAAACAACTCAAACAATTAGGATTAAATAAAGTAGGAATTCTTGGGGGAGGGGAATTAGTAGCTTCTTTATTCAAAGATAATTTAATTGATGAATTATGGTTAACAGTCTGCCCTCTTATTTTGGGAGGAACAACTTCCTCCACACCCGTCGAAGGACTAGGATTTCTCCCTGAGCAAGCCAAACACTTAAACTTATTGAATGTAACTCAAATTGGGCAAGAAATTTTTCTCCATTATCAAGTGCATTTGTAAACAATATTGATTACCCTATTAATAGCATCTCTCCTTAGTAATTCATGTTTAAACAAATTAAACCCCAATATTCTGTCGCTTGGATAGAAAAAATGTCAGAAATTCCCCAATCTGTGTGGGATGACTTAGCTAAACCCTTAAAAACGCCTTTTTTAGAGTGGCAATGGCTTAATAATATTGAAACTTCGGGAAGTGCTACACCCCGCACAGGATGGCAACCCATTCATTTAACTGTGTGGCGTGATCGACAACTTATCGCTGCTGCCCCTCTTTATATTAAAGGGCATAGTTACGGGGAATTTGTCTTTGATAACCAGTGGGCTAACTTATCTCATCGGTTGGGTATATCTTATTATCCTAAATTGTTAGGAATGACTCCTTTTACTCCGGCGGAGGGTTATCGTTTTTTAATAGCACCAGGAGAAGATGAAGAGTCTATTACTCAGTTAATGGTAGCAGCTATTGATAATTTTTGCGTTCACCATCAACTCTCTGGATGTAATTTTTTATTTGTTGATCCTGAGTGGGGAGAAATAATGAAAAGTTATGGGTTTAATTCTTGGTTACATCATAGTTATATTTGGTCAAATCAAGAATTTAATAGTTTTGATAATTATTTGAGTTTATTTAATGCCAATCAAAGACGTAATATTAAAAGAGAACGAAAAGCAGTTGAACAAGCTAGTTTAAGTATAAAAGTGATGACAGGGGAAGAAATACCAAGTCATTTATTTCCCTTAATTTATCAATTTTATAGTAGTACCTGTGAAAAATTTTATTGGGGGAGTAAATATTTAACTCGTCAATTTTTTGAACAGCTTTATCCTCATTATAGTCATCGAGTTGTTTTAGTGGCAGCTTATACAGAAAAGGATGATAAACATCCAGTAGGAATGTCTTTTTGTTTGCGTAAAGATGACAATTTATATGGACGTTATTGGGGATGTTTTGAAGAATATGATTGTCTACATTTTGAGGCTTGTTATTATCAACCTATTGCCTGGAGTATTAATGAAGGGATAAAAAGGTTTGACCCTGGTGCAGGAGGAAGACACAAAAAACGGCGAGGTTTTCCGGCTACTCCTAATTATAGTTTACATCGTTTTTATGACCCTAAAATGAGCCAAATTCTTAAACATTATATGCCAGAGATTAATCGTATGGAACAAGAAGAAATTGATGCAATTAATCAAGATTTACCCTTTAGTAAGCGGGAGATAAATTTTGATGTTTAAGCTGACGGGTTGAAACCTATCTCTCCCGTACTTGTGGCAATAAGCACGGTTTATTTCCATAAAAAACGCAATTAGAGACAAGATAATGTCAAAATGGAGAAGATGTTCTAATCACTTATATCTAATGTCTCAACAATATCAATGTCGTATTTATGTTACCCTTAGACCGTCAGTTTTAGATCCGGCAGGAACCGCAGTCCAGTCTGGATTAAAACAGTTAGGATATGAAGGGGTAGAACAGGTGAGAATTGGCAAGTATATAGAGCTTACCATGACAGCTACGGATGAATCTCACGCAAGACAACAGTTAGATGAAATGTGCGATCGTTTATTAGCTAATCCGGTGATTGAAAATTATCGTTTTGAGATCACAACTGTCACTTCTAATCAACTATTGATGGGGTAAATTATGAAGTTTGGGGTTATTGTTTTTCCTGGATCAAATTGCGATCGGGATGTGGCTACTGTTACTGATGGATTGCTTAATCAGTCTACTCGTATGATATGGCATCAAGAGACTGATCTTGATGATCTTGATGTGGTGGTTATTCCTGGAGGGTTTAGTTACGGAGATTATCTCAGATGTGGGGCGATCGCTCGTTTTTCTCCGGTGATGCAAGCTATTATTAAACACGCTGAGCAAGGTAAATTTATCTTAGGGATTTGTAATGGGTTTCAGGTACTCACAGAAGTGGGATTATTACCAGGGGCTTTAATTCGTAACCGAGATCTACATTTTATCTGCGACCGTGTTCCTATTCGGGTAGAAAATAATCAGTTACCTTGGACAAAACCTTACTCTAATCATCAAGTGATTACGGTTCCTATTGCTCATGGAGAAGGCCGTTATTATACAGATCAAGATACTTTAAAAAGTTTAGAAGATAACGGTCAAATTTTGTTTCGTTATTGTAGTCAAATAGGGGAAATTAATGAGGAGAGTAACCCTAATGGTTCTCTTGATAATATTGCCGGAATTATTAATAAAAAAGGCAATATTTTAGGGATGATGCCCCATCCAGAAAGAGCCTCAGATCCCCTTTTAAGAAGTATAGAGGGGCGTGGATTGTTTGAAGGGTTAATTGAGGCAAAAATGCTAATTAACAGGATTTGAAGATGAATAATAAATCCGGTTTAGTTACCCGACTTATCCATAAAATAAGGAATTAATAAGGGTTAGAAGCACTATGACGACATTACTTGTACAAGCGACCTCGACTCCTATGATGATTGATCTTCCTTGGATTATGCCGATGACAGAGGATCAATTTTATGAATTTTGTTTAGCGAATCGAGATTTACGCATTGAACGTACTGCGAGTGGAGAAGTGATCGTTATGCCTCCTGCCTTTTCCGATACTGGCAATCGGAATTTTAATATCGCCGCCCAACTTTGGAACTGGACAGAACTCGATGGAACAGGGCTTGGCTTTGATTCTAGTGCGGGCTTTACCCTGCCCAATGGAGCAACTCGCTCTCCCGATGCGGCTTGGATTAAATTGGAACGTTGGAATGCTTTAACAGAAAAACAAAAAGCGTCTTTTGCCCCTATTTGTCCCGATTTTGTCATTGAATTACGTTCTTCGAGTGATACAGTATCCAGTTTGCAGAAAAAGATGGAGGAATATATTGATAATGGTACTGTATTGGGCTGGTTAATTGATCGCCAAAACCGCAAGGTGTATATCTATCGTCCTCATCAGGAACTCGTAATTTTGAATGCTCCTGACACGGTTAGGGGTGAACCTGAATTGTCAGGTTTTGAGTTGGTGATGGCTAAAATTTGGTAATGGCGATCGCTTCAACATCTTGTGGTTATTCTAGTTTTTAAAGATTAAATAAATTGCTTCTTCTCATACTATCTAACATATTCCCCAACCGGAACTAAAGTTAACCATTCTCCGTCTCTGAGAAAGATTTGACCCTCTGCTAACTGTCCAATACTAATTTTAGTACCTTGTAAATCTTGTAGTAAAGTAATGGGAACTACTAGCTGGGCCAATAGTAGCGACAATTTTGGTGCAATGGTTTAAAGGTTTCATAGGTTTAACTAATGATTAATATTGTATTTATTTATCGTTACTAATTAGTCGAATGTCTTCTAAAGGTCATCATAATGGACATAGGTTAAACTAAGGTGAAGCTTTTTCAAAATCAGAATGTTATTATGTGATGATACTTATTCTTGTTCTTTTTAAACTTCTAACAATATGAAGCTAAACCTAAGACTATATACCCTTAATAAGATTAACAAAGATTTAGTTTTTTGTCTGATTACTTTCTTATTATTAGTCTGGTTAACTTTAGAAGTTATCTCAGGAAATCTTGATGCTTGGGATCATGCTTTTTTAGACTGGATACGTCATTTTCATCATCCTAGTTTAATGATACTTGCCAGAGTATCTTACTTTTTAGGAGAAGCAGAAGTAGCAGTATTTGTTGTTTTAATTGCTTTAATTTTTTTGTGTTGGAAACGCCTCTGGAACGAAGCCTTTGTTTTAGGAATTTCTAGTCTAGGAGTTTTATTATTAATTGATAAGATTCTTAAGCCTTGGTTTGGGCGTATTCGTCCAGCACCAGGGGTTATTGATGTTCATGGAAAAAGTTTTCCTAGTGGTCATATTTCTGGCAATTTTATGCTATATTTATTTTTCGCTTATCTTATCGCTTTTTACTTTCCAAAATGGGGGATTTATGCTTATATTGCTGCTACAATCTTAGCAGGAATGATGGGTTGGGCTAGTATTTATTTGAATATTCATTGGCTAACGGATTTAATTGCAGGATGTGGGGTCGCTTATCTAGGCTTTATGTTTTCTATTACTCTTTTAAAAAGAGTTGAGAAAAAGTATCGTAATTCTTAAACTAATAAACTTTAATACTGATTTTAAAATATGGATAATCTTACCTTAGAAACAGAAGAAAAAAATCTATCAAAGTTATGGAAAAAGAATCCTAAAAAAATCTGGATTTTTTCTTCTTTTTGGTTATTTTTAATTAGTTATGTAGCTTTTCTTGCTAAATTAGGTGACATTGGTTTAATGGATAAAACTGAACCAATGTTTGTCGAAGCAGCCCGTCAAATGGTAGTTACAGGAGATTGGGTAACGCCTTATTGGAATGGAGAAACTCGCTTTGATAAACCCCCCTTAACTTATTGGTTAGTGGGGCTATCTTTTAAGGTATTTGGTATTAATGAATTTGCCGCTAGACTGCCTTCTACTTTAGCTGCGATCGCGGTAGTAATATTAGGATTTTATACTTTACGATCTTTTGG is a genomic window containing:
- a CDS encoding Uma2 family endonuclease; this encodes MTTLLVQATSTPMMIDLPWIMPMTEDQFYEFCLANRDLRIERTASGEVIVMPPAFSDTGNRNFNIAAQLWNWTELDGTGLGFDSSAGFTLPNGATRSPDAAWIKLERWNALTEKQKASFAPICPDFVIELRSSSDTVSSLQKKMEEYIDNGTVLGWLIDRQNRKVYIYRPHQELVILNAPDTVRGEPELSGFELVMAKIW
- a CDS encoding HAD family hydrolase; its protein translation is MVSSIFPKILALDFDGVICNGLLEYFQTTQRTYQQIWPDNSENLDNFSEDFYQLRPVIETGWEMVILLRALVLDYARDQIETDWANICQQIIEQETLNKTSVMAQLDGVRDNWIKTDLQGWLKLHQFYPGILLKLETVLKSATSVYIVTTKEGRFVQELLQQQGINLSEKNILGKEVKQPKYQTLRQLLQENSIKAEELWFVEDLLKTLQTIQKQPDLSEIKLFLADWGYNTEQTRIIGKNDLSISLLSLEKFSQTFASWIES
- a CDS encoding GNAT family N-acetyltransferase, which produces MFKQIKPQYSVAWIEKMSEIPQSVWDDLAKPLKTPFLEWQWLNNIETSGSATPRTGWQPIHLTVWRDRQLIAAAPLYIKGHSYGEFVFDNQWANLSHRLGISYYPKLLGMTPFTPAEGYRFLIAPGEDEESITQLMVAAIDNFCVHHQLSGCNFLFVDPEWGEIMKSYGFNSWLHHSYIWSNQEFNSFDNYLSLFNANQRRNIKRERKAVEQASLSIKVMTGEEIPSHLFPLIYQFYSSTCEKFYWGSKYLTRQFFEQLYPHYSHRVVLVAAYTEKDDKHPVGMSFCLRKDDNLYGRYWGCFEEYDCLHFEACYYQPIAWSINEGIKRFDPGAGGRHKKRRGFPATPNYSLHRFYDPKMSQILKHYMPEINRMEQEEIDAINQDLPFSKREINFDV
- a CDS encoding phosphatase PAP2 family protein, translating into MKLNLRLYTLNKINKDLVFCLITFLLLVWLTLEVISGNLDAWDHAFLDWIRHFHHPSLMILARVSYFLGEAEVAVFVVLIALIFLCWKRLWNEAFVLGISSLGVLLLIDKILKPWFGRIRPAPGVIDVHGKSFPSGHISGNFMLYLFFAYLIAFYFPKWGIYAYIAATILAGMMGWASIYLNIHWLTDLIAGCGVAYLGFMFSITLLKRVEKKYRNS
- a CDS encoding RibD family protein translates to MIEPKRPHTTVVLAMTADGKISDFQRSLASFGSEADKNHLEKQISLVDGIIFGAGTLRVYGTSLPVTNLDLLANRKQQNKPPQPIHIVVSGSGKIDPNLRFFSQPVPRWLLTTHKGKNNWINNNSSGFDNILLTNTKNDLKIDFIDAFKQLKQLGLNKVGILGGGELVASLFKDNLIDELWLTVCPLILGGTTSSTPVEGLGFLPEQAKHLNLLNVTQIGQEIFLHYQVHL
- the purQ gene encoding phosphoribosylformylglycinamidine synthase subunit PurQ, translated to MKFGVIVFPGSNCDRDVATVTDGLLNQSTRMIWHQETDLDDLDVVVIPGGFSYGDYLRCGAIARFSPVMQAIIKHAEQGKFILGICNGFQVLTEVGLLPGALIRNRDLHFICDRVPIRVENNQLPWTKPYSNHQVITVPIAHGEGRYYTDQDTLKSLEDNGQILFRYCSQIGEINEESNPNGSLDNIAGIINKKGNILGMMPHPERASDPLLRSIEGRGLFEGLIEAKMLINRI
- the purS gene encoding phosphoribosylformylglycinamidine synthase subunit PurS, translated to MSQQYQCRIYVTLRPSVLDPAGTAVQSGLKQLGYEGVEQVRIGKYIELTMTATDESHARQQLDEMCDRLLANPVIENYRFEITTVTSNQLLMG